A single Gloeocapsa sp. PCC 73106 DNA region contains:
- a CDS encoding BrnT family toxin, with translation MRWTWDDRKNRANELKHGLDFETAKLVFDDPFAVSRPDLYPDEERWQTIGVVERVILIVVHTWPVSEPDSDEEVGRIISARKATKHERRAYEKRNF, from the coding sequence GTGCGCTGGACATGGGATGATAGGAAAAATCGGGCAAACGAGTTAAAGCATGGTCTTGATTTCGAGACAGCTAAACTTGTCTTTGATGATCCTTTCGCCGTGAGTAGACCAGACTTATATCCCGACGAAGAACGCTGGCAAACTATTGGGGTCGTAGAGCGAGTGATCCTTATCGTTGTCCATACTTGGCCGGTATCAGAGCCAGACAGCGACGAGGAAGTTGGGCGGATTATTAGTGCACGCAAAGCAACAAAACATGAACGGAGAGCATATGAAAAAAGAAACTTCTAA